A genomic stretch from Solanum stenotomum isolate F172 chromosome 8, ASM1918654v1, whole genome shotgun sequence includes:
- the LOC125873240 gene encoding filament-like plant protein, whose amino-acid sequence MDKRNWLWKRRSSEKSIGETESSGSLSSHSERHSDEQDPLKETPDNDIQSPEVTSKVATLDHEAKESPKKLIEKLSAALVNVSAKEDLVKQHAKVAEEAVAGWEKAENEVAVLKQQLETAVQQNSTLDVRVNHLNGALKECVRQLRQARDEQEQSIQDAVVEKEKEWESEKAALEYQLLELQTQAEASRTGSLVYTDPNVLVRLECLEKENTALKIDLSSCSEELQIRTIERDLSNQAAETASKQQLESIKKVTKLEAECRRLQTLARKSSLLSDQRSSAVSSFSVESFTNSQSSSGDRLKTVDTDSHMMCKLETSECDQSCSDSWASGLFTKLDQFQHEKAMPKTLAARSLEIDMMDDFLEMERLAAVSETVNKASSLTSDAVADDSSSEENPLAAECETISQRVVELEQKVEKIEAEKADLENALTESQDALKMSDLQLKEAQMKLEELQKELDEVNESKELLEFQLFGMEVEARTMSANVDSLKTEVKRERSLSSKKETKCQELENELRRKSQEFELQQASCSNGESKIKQEDLAVAADKLAECQKTIASLGKQLHSLATLEDFLIDTANLPGFSGEGSVVAGASGEEWKLHVNETFTRNSNSDTPKIENSSHSMNGNEGESSSSSSSSSSATQVTTSKSRNGFGKLFSRSKSGIQL is encoded by the exons ATGGACAAGAGGAATTGGTTGTGGAAAAGGCGATCTTCTGAGAAGAGCATTGGTGAAACTGAGAGTTCTGGATCATTGTCTTCACATTCAGAGAGACATTCTGATGAGCAG GATCCGTTGAAAGAAACTCCAGATAATGACATTCAGTCACCGGAAGTAACCTCAAAAGTTGCAACTCTAGATCATGAAGCCAAGGAAAGTCCAAAGAAATTGATAGAAAAGCTATCAGCTGCTCTAGTTAATGTTAGTGCAAAAGAAGACTTAGTTAAGCAGCATGCTAAAGTGGCAGAAGAAGCTGTTGCAG GTTGGGAAAAGGCAGAAAATGAGGTTGCAGTTCTAAAGCAGCAACTTGAGACAGCTGTGCAGCAGAACTCAACTTTGGATGTTCGCGTCAACCATCTTAATGGTGCTCTCAAGGAATGTGTCAGACAACTGAGACAAGCTAGAGATGAGCAGGAGCAAAGTATTCAAGATGCTGTGGTAGAGAAGGAAAAAGAATGGGAATCTGAAAAAGCTGCACTTGAATATCAGCTACTTGAGCTCCAGACACAAGCAGAGGCTAGTAGAACTGGTTCTCTTGTTTATACTGATCCGAATGTTCTTGTCAGGCTCGAGTGTCTAGAGAAGGAGAACACAGCTCTCAAAATTGACCTTTCATCTTGTTCAGAGGAGTTGCAAATTAGAACCATAGAGAGGGACTTGAGCAACCAAGCAGCAGAAACTGCTAGTAAGCAGCAGTTAGAGAGCATAAAGAAAGTGACCAAGCTTGAAGCTGAGTGTCGAAGACTACAAACCTTGGCTCGCAAATCATCCCTACTCAGTGACCAAAGATCTTCTGCTGTTTCATCTTTCTCTGTTGAGTCCTTCACCAATAGTCAATCCAGTAGTGGAGATCGACTGAAGACTGTCGACACTGATAGCCACATGATGTGCAAACTGGAAACAAGTGAATGTGATCAAAGTTGCTCTGATTCATGGGCATCAGGACTTTTTACTAAGCTCGATCAATTTCAGCACGAAAAAGCTATGCCTAAAACTCTCGCTGCCAGGTCTTTAGAAATTGACATGATGGATGACTTCTTGGAGATGGAGAGACTCGCTGCAGTATCTGAAACTGTGAATAAAGCCTCTTCACTTACATCTGATGCTGTTGCCGATGACTCATCAAGTGAAGAGAATCCCCTGGCAGCAGAATGTGAAACCATTTCACAAAGGGTGGTTGAATTAGAGCAAAAGGTGGAGAAAATTGAAGCAGAGAAAGCTGACCTGGAAAATGCTTTAACTGAGAGCCAAGATGCCCTCAAGATGTCCGATTTGCAGCTTAAGGAAGCTCAAATGAAGTTGGAAGAGCTACAGAAGGAGCTAGATGAAGTGAATGAGTCAAAAGAGTTGCTTGAGTTTCAACTCTTTGGCATGGAAGTAGAAGCACGGACAATGTCTGCAAACGTTGATTCTTTAAAGACAGAAGTCAAAAGAGAACGATCATTGTCCTCTAAGAAGGAAACTAAGTGCCAGGAATTGGAAAATGAACTAAGAAGAAAATCCCAGGAATTTGAACTTCAGCAAGCTTCTTGTTCAAATGGTGAATCGAAAATAAAGCAG GAAGATTTAGCTGTAGCTGCTGACAAGCTTGCAGAATGCCAGAAAACAATTGCATCTCTTGGGAAGCAGCTTCATTCACTAGCCACTTTAGAAGATTTCTTGATAGACACTGCAAATCTTCCTGGATTTTCTGGGGAAGGATCAGTTGTGGCTGGAGCTAGTGGAGAGGAATGGAAATTACATGTAAACGAGACATTTACCCGAAACAGCAATTCAGACACTCCAAAGATTGAGAATTCTAGTCATTCTATGAACGGAAATGAAGGGGAATCATCCTCTTCTtcgtcatcatcatcatcagctACTCAAGTGACAACATCCAAAAGTAGAAATGGTTTTGGGAAGTTGTTTTCTCGAAGCAAGAGTGGAATTCAGCTCTAA
- the LOC125873766 gene encoding chlorophyllide a oxygenase, chloroplastic-like yields MSAIATSAALSFPFSFCRSTKTYTRKCFKGGFGVFAVYEEAAGIELTNKKSSWLTIFDVEDPRSKFPQSKGKFLDANQALEVARFDIQYCDWRARQDVLTIMLLHEKVVEVLNPLAREYKSIGTVKKELADLQEALSQAHKEVHISEVRVSAALDKLAYMEALVNDRLLPERSTEESDSTSSSPGTSTVSRDNVKSKQPRRTLNVSGPVQEYSPHLKNFWYPVAFSTDIKDDTMIPIECFEEPWVIFRGKDGKPGCVRNTCAHRACPLHLGSVKEGRIKCPYHGWEYSTDGKCEKMPSTKFLNVKIKSLPCFEQEGMIWIWPGNDPPTATLPSLLPPSGFQIHAEIVMELPVEHGLLLDNLLDLAHAPFTHTSTFAKGWSVPSFVNFLTPASGLQGYWDPYPIDMEFRPPCMVLSTIGISKPGKLEGQSTKECSTHLHQLHVCLPASRQKTRLLYRMSLDFAPILKHMPFMQYVWRHFAEQVLNEDLRLVIGQQDRMLKGANIWNLPVSYDKLGVRYRIWRDAVENGAKQLPFSK; encoded by the exons ATGTCCGCTATTGCTACTTCTGCTGCTCTctcttttcctttctctttttgCCGCTCAACTAAGACTTATACTAGAAAG TGTTTCAAAGGTGGTTTTGGAGTGTTTGCAGTGTATGAGGAGGCAGCGGGTATTGAGTTAACAAACAAGAAAAGCTCCTGGCTGACAATCTTTGATGTGGAAGATCCAAGGTCAAAATTCCCTCAGTCTAAAGGGAAGTTCCTGGATGCAAATCAAGCTTTAGAAGTTGCTagatttgatatacaatatTGTGATTGGCGAGCTCGTCAAGACGTACTTACAATAATGCTCCTGCACGAAAAG GTTGTGGAAGTATTGAATCCTCTAGCACGGGAGTATAAATCTATTGGAACTGTGAAGAAGGAACTCGCGGATTTACAAGAAGCACTTTCTCAGGCCCATAAAGAG GTACATATATCTGAGGTGCGGGTTTCTGCTGCTTTAGATAAGCTAGCTTACATGGAAGCATTGGTTAATGATAGGCTTCTACCAGAGAGGAGTACAGAAGAATCAGATTCCACGTCTTCATCCCCCGGTACATCTACAGTATCTAGAGATAATGTTAAAAGCAAGCAGCCTAGGAGAACCCTCAATGTGTCCGGTCCTGTTCAAGAATACAGCCCCCATTTGAAGAACTTCTGGTATCCTGTTGCTTTCTCCACTGATATTAAGGATGACACCATG ATACCAATTGAATGCTTTGAGGAACCATGGGTGATTTTTCGTGGGAAAGATGGAAAACCTGGATGTGTCCGGAACACATGTGCACATAGAGCCTGCCCCCTTCATTTGGGTTCAGTGAAAGAGGGTCGAATCAAATGTCCTTATCATG GGTGGGAATATTCAACAGACGGGAAATGTGAGAAAATGCCATCAACAAAATTTCTGAATGTCAAGATCAAATCTCTGCCATGCTTTGAGCAAGAAGGAATGATATGGATTTGGCCTGGAAATGATCCTCCTACAGCCACTCTTCCTTCTCTACTTCCACCTTCTGGATTTCAAATCCATGCAGAG ATAGTGATGGAACTTCCAGTGGAACATGGGTTGCTTTTAGACAATCTGTTGGATCTTGCCCATGCACCTTTCACCCATACATCTACGTTTGCTAAAGGATGGAGTGTCCCAAg CTTTGTAAATTTTTTGACTCCAGCATCGGGTCTGCAAGGATATTGGGATCCTTATCCAATAGATATGGAATTTCGACCACCTTGTATGGTTCTATCAACCATTGGAATCTCAAAGCCAGGCAAATTGGAGGGGCAGAGCACCAAAGAGTGCTCTACACACCTTCACCAACTTCATGTATGTTTACCTGCATCTCGACAGAAGACAAGGTTGCTATATAGGATGTCACTGGATTTTGCTCCCATATTAAAACACATGCCTTTCATGCAATATGTGTGGAGGCATTTTGCTGAACAG GTTTTAAATGAAGACCTACGGCTTGTGATTGGTCAACAAGATCGGATGCTCAAGGGTGCTAACATTTGGAACCTGCCTGTATCATACGATAAGCTAGGAGTGAGGTATAGAATATGGAGAGATGCTGTAGAGAATGGAGCAAAGCAATTGCCATTCAGCAAATGA